The following coding sequences lie in one Sinorhizobium fredii USDA 257 genomic window:
- a CDS encoding RecQ family ATP-dependent DNA helicase codes for MGKWEETRRLVLERDGYQCVSCSTKLSSRDSDIHHLLPRSMGGSDELSNLVTLCDGCHAAHHPNLAGGLARRVIERWAMRLARWLDSEARALEAEINFGPVLRLFGTFHFRGGQLPIVLAALSGKSILVVSPTGSGKSLCFQLPALLRRGITIIVSPLKTLMSDQVSGLLRKKIPATFINSALGSEEKEIRYSLIGRNAVKFLYVAPERFFVKRQRERDALLRSRPEYLVVDEAHCVDQWGRDFRPEYGRLKEVRTSLGSPPVLAFTATAGQAMQKRILSSLGIEDATVFVRGVDRPNIALIRWSAPPGARHLEIAKLLRLFMFADRKAMIFVPTARVGQELQNDLRNNGLEIPFYHSKLGTEWERQELLKRFQGESRPVVNHIICTNAFGMGLDVPDVRLVIHWQQPASVEDYLQEFGRAGRDGRQSVAVTFIETGRRAGRDVGLLRFMAEKTASGSGLDEITARAMLLQRFSQIDDLTALLGSKNCFRKGLVEYFEGPKVLARQGPGRAILNWVFSNEVKQQRFRYCCDRCAGLDPRFESLPDHVTSVVANG; via the coding sequence GTGGGTAAGTGGGAAGAGACGCGCCGTTTGGTTCTTGAGAGAGACGGCTACCAGTGCGTTTCGTGCTCAACGAAGCTGAGTTCGCGCGACTCCGACATCCATCATCTTCTTCCGAGATCGATGGGAGGCTCCGACGAACTCTCGAACCTTGTTACCCTCTGCGATGGCTGCCACGCGGCGCATCACCCGAACCTCGCCGGGGGCCTGGCACGCCGGGTGATCGAACGATGGGCGATGCGTCTAGCCCGCTGGCTGGACAGCGAAGCACGCGCACTCGAGGCCGAGATAAACTTCGGCCCTGTCCTTCGGTTGTTCGGCACGTTCCATTTTCGCGGAGGGCAGCTCCCGATAGTGCTTGCGGCGCTATCGGGGAAATCGATCCTGGTCGTCAGTCCCACAGGATCAGGGAAGTCGCTTTGCTTCCAGCTCCCTGCCCTGCTTCGCCGTGGGATTACAATTATCGTCAGTCCTCTAAAGACCCTTATGAGCGACCAGGTCTCCGGGCTCCTGCGAAAGAAGATACCGGCTACCTTTATCAACAGCGCACTCGGTTCTGAGGAAAAGGAGATCCGCTATTCCTTGATTGGCAGGAACGCGGTGAAGTTCCTCTACGTTGCTCCCGAGCGCTTCTTCGTCAAACGACAGCGAGAACGCGACGCACTCTTGCGCAGCCGCCCCGAATACCTTGTCGTCGACGAAGCCCACTGCGTCGATCAATGGGGCCGTGACTTCCGGCCCGAATATGGGCGGCTGAAAGAGGTCCGCACCAGCCTTGGTTCGCCACCGGTACTTGCCTTCACCGCCACTGCGGGACAGGCTATGCAGAAGCGAATCCTTTCGTCCCTCGGCATAGAGGACGCGACAGTGTTCGTCCGCGGCGTCGACCGTCCCAACATTGCGCTGATCAGATGGAGCGCGCCGCCGGGAGCTCGTCACCTGGAGATCGCCAAGCTGCTGCGGCTCTTTATGTTCGCGGACCGCAAGGCGATGATCTTCGTACCGACGGCACGCGTTGGGCAGGAACTGCAGAACGACCTCCGAAACAATGGCCTCGAGATTCCCTTCTATCATTCGAAACTCGGAACCGAGTGGGAGCGACAGGAACTGCTCAAGCGGTTTCAAGGAGAGAGCCGTCCGGTCGTCAACCACATCATCTGCACGAACGCCTTCGGCATGGGATTGGATGTTCCAGACGTTCGTCTGGTGATCCATTGGCAGCAGCCCGCTTCGGTAGAGGACTATTTACAGGAATTCGGCCGAGCTGGTCGCGACGGCAGGCAGTCTGTCGCCGTTACGTTCATCGAAACCGGACGCCGCGCCGGCCGCGATGTTGGACTCCTTCGGTTTATGGCCGAAAAGACCGCAAGCGGTTCGGGCCTGGATGAGATCACTGCGCGGGCGATGCTGCTGCAGCGGTTCTCTCAGATAGACGACCTCACCGCCCTGCTTGGCTCGAAGAACTGCTTCCGTAAGGGACTCGTCGAGTATTTCGAGGGGCCGAAAGTACTTGCGCGCCAAGGACCTGGACGGGCGATCTTAAACTGGGTTTTCAGCAATGAGGTCAAGCAGCAGCGCTTCAGATACTGCTGCGACCGGTGTGCAGGTCTAGATCCCCGTTTCGAGTCCTTACCGGACCACGTGACATCGGTCGTCGCTAACGGGTGA
- a CDS encoding AAA family ATPase, with protein MPRRSDTENASSNLARVACTLALRKSLRQHAPVFRGEPFTLALLIPEETRKDFERAFYDLKKAETVLANVDLGLATTSMRGRHDYTDIKASLRANRRVVIFLEKEDGIPAYVVAAADTVKPVHPIDAAVLADAVKTVHDVVLDSVVAERMLAFPLEDVLAALRPGRSHSDTLRRLEVAKQSTLDRKIPPVEQLAGYGAAGEWARVIVSELADWRDGKLPWEDLDSGALLSGPPGVGKTLFARALARSCDCSFVASSIAQWQSAGHLGEMLKAMRATFKLAAERAPTILLLDEFDSVGDRAKFSGDNAQYCTEVVAALLECLDGAYRREGVVVVGACNHPARIDAALLRPGRLGRNFPLSLPDIGARKGILATHLGAALSTNDFDRVVAATEGFSGAELAQLAKDARRRARTRAGEVTVDDVLASLPPVKPIEGVLRDRICVHEAGHVAAGLALDVGRLAGAVVMDGFRSGVGLGGAAYFEREDRLPTSEFYMNNLVTQLAGMAAEFVFFGDHLDGSGGPGSDLQRAADLATTMVAQLGMGGITNFLSAGSFEELDRIRRTVRSVNQRVEGMLAEQYERAKEIAIRNSPFICELAAILNKEGCVDGIRATTLFRAQGKSDAA; from the coding sequence ATGCCCAGACGTTCCGATACGGAAAATGCTTCGTCCAATCTTGCCCGTGTTGCATGCACGCTGGCTCTCCGCAAATCCCTTCGGCAGCATGCGCCGGTGTTTCGCGGAGAGCCGTTCACGCTTGCTTTGCTGATTCCGGAAGAGACCCGGAAGGACTTCGAGCGCGCCTTCTACGACTTGAAGAAGGCGGAAACGGTGCTAGCCAATGTCGATCTCGGTCTGGCAACGACCAGCATGAGAGGGAGGCACGACTACACCGATATCAAGGCATCTCTTCGGGCCAACCGGCGGGTTGTGATCTTCCTTGAGAAGGAAGATGGAATCCCCGCCTATGTTGTCGCGGCCGCGGACACGGTCAAGCCCGTCCACCCGATCGACGCCGCCGTACTTGCCGATGCCGTCAAAACAGTACACGACGTCGTGCTTGACTCCGTCGTCGCCGAGCGAATGCTAGCCTTTCCTCTTGAGGATGTCCTTGCGGCCCTTCGCCCAGGAAGAAGCCACTCCGACACCCTGAGGCGGCTTGAGGTGGCGAAACAGAGCACGCTCGACCGAAAGATTCCGCCTGTTGAGCAGCTTGCCGGGTACGGTGCCGCAGGGGAGTGGGCTCGTGTCATTGTCTCGGAACTGGCTGACTGGAGGGATGGCAAACTTCCGTGGGAGGACCTAGACTCCGGCGCTCTTTTGAGCGGTCCACCGGGCGTTGGTAAAACACTTTTCGCACGGGCGCTGGCGAGAAGCTGCGACTGCTCTTTTGTCGCCTCGTCAATTGCTCAGTGGCAGTCAGCCGGTCATCTGGGCGAGATGCTGAAGGCAATGCGAGCGACGTTCAAGCTCGCTGCCGAGAGAGCGCCGACGATACTGCTGTTGGACGAGTTCGACAGCGTCGGCGACAGAGCCAAGTTTAGCGGGGACAATGCCCAGTATTGCACCGAGGTTGTCGCCGCGCTGCTTGAATGTCTTGACGGCGCGTATCGTAGAGAAGGAGTCGTCGTCGTTGGCGCCTGCAACCACCCCGCCCGCATCGACGCGGCATTGCTCAGGCCGGGCCGGCTCGGCAGGAATTTTCCATTATCCCTACCGGACATCGGCGCTCGCAAGGGGATACTGGCCACACATCTTGGAGCTGCCCTAAGCACGAACGACTTCGATCGCGTCGTCGCAGCGACCGAGGGCTTCTCCGGAGCCGAACTCGCCCAGCTCGCCAAAGACGCGCGCCGCCGGGCCAGAACACGAGCGGGGGAGGTTACGGTTGACGACGTCCTGGCGTCGCTGCCCCCTGTGAAGCCCATCGAGGGCGTGCTGCGCGACCGCATATGCGTCCACGAGGCTGGACACGTGGCAGCGGGGCTCGCCCTTGACGTCGGCAGGCTCGCCGGGGCGGTCGTCATGGATGGATTCCGCAGTGGCGTCGGGTTAGGCGGCGCCGCCTACTTCGAACGCGAGGACCGCCTTCCGACGAGCGAGTTCTACATGAACAACCTCGTGACCCAGCTTGCCGGGATGGCCGCCGAGTTCGTGTTCTTCGGCGACCATCTTGATGGATCGGGGGGGCCGGGCAGCGACCTGCAGCGGGCTGCCGACCTCGCCACGACCATGGTGGCCCAGCTTGGCATGGGCGGCATCACGAACTTCCTTTCGGCCGGCAGCTTCGAGGAGCTCGATAGGATTCGCCGGACGGTTCGGAGCGTCAATCAGCGGGTCGAGGGGATGCTCGCGGAGCAGTACGAGAGAGCGAAGGAGATCGCGATCAGGAACTCGCCCTTTATCTGCGAGCTTGCGGCGATTCTCAACAAGGAGGGTTGCGTTGACGGCATCAGGGCGACGACGCTTTTCCGGGCGCAGGGGAAGTCCGATGCCGCATGA
- a CDS encoding DUF6691 family protein, with product MRARMLAAIVCGLIFGAGLVISDMINPGRVLAFLDVAGSWDPSLAFVMGGALIPSAVANIIRSRGSAPLLDSRFYVPTNRSIDWKLVTGAALFGLGWGLVGFCPGPAIAALSTGRWEAALFVAAMLVGMLVYRLSHRQRLPNYSAN from the coding sequence ATGAGGGCCCGCATGTTGGCAGCGATTGTGTGCGGGCTCATCTTCGGGGCGGGTCTGGTAATCTCCGACATGATCAATCCCGGACGTGTGCTGGCGTTCCTCGATGTCGCGGGTAGCTGGGACCCGTCGCTGGCCTTTGTCATGGGTGGCGCGCTGATCCCTTCTGCCGTGGCCAACATCATCCGCAGCCGCGGCTCGGCTCCCTTGCTCGACAGCCGCTTCTATGTGCCGACGAATAGATCGATCGATTGGAAACTGGTGACTGGCGCGGCCCTGTTCGGACTCGGCTGGGGACTGGTGGGGTTCTGCCCCGGCCCCGCTATCGCTGCATTGTCGACGGGGCGATGGGAGGCCGCTCTCTTCGTTGCGGCAATGCTGGTCGGCATGTTGGTTTACCGCTTATCACACCGCCAGCGCCTTCCGAACTACTCGGCAAATTGA
- a CDS encoding YeeE/YedE family protein: protein MTEINYLWPLAGGLLIGLSAGLYLLLNGRIAGISGLAAAAAGLTHDGDSKLGLGFLAGIIAGAWLTATLVRHPDITLTSSPALLIAAGLIVGYGTRLGSGCTSGHGVCGLARLSPRSLAATAIFIAVAGATVFVTRHLVGVQP, encoded by the coding sequence ATGACTGAAATAAACTATCTCTGGCCCCTGGCAGGCGGCCTCCTGATCGGCCTGTCGGCAGGCCTCTACCTTCTGCTGAACGGAAGGATAGCCGGGATTTCCGGCCTCGCGGCCGCCGCAGCCGGCTTGACCCATGACGGCGACAGCAAGTTGGGACTGGGTTTCCTCGCCGGCATCATCGCAGGCGCTTGGCTGACGGCCACGCTCGTCCGCCACCCCGACATCACGCTCACGTCTTCGCCAGCACTGCTGATTGCCGCCGGACTCATCGTTGGCTATGGCACCCGGCTCGGATCGGGCTGCACGAGCGGCCACGGCGTTTGCGGGCTTGCGCGGCTTTCGCCGCGTTCGCTTGCCGCCACAGCAATCTTCATAGCCGTTGCGGGCGCGACGGTCTTCGTCACCCGCCATCTCGTTGGAGTCCAGCCATGA
- a CDS encoding c-type cytochrome codes for MKRISGFQSAVTVALLSMVVGESAAADRLRGRGIAQRWCSECHVVTPGQMRGSDTVPTFAQIRKSEQFDEAKLSDFLAAPHHSRMPNLSLTRSEIADLVAYIKAKRP; via the coding sequence AGCGCTGTCACCGTTGCTCTCCTTTCGATGGTCGTCGGCGAGAGCGCCGCGGCCGATCGACTCCGCGGCCGCGGCATCGCCCAACGCTGGTGCAGCGAATGTCACGTCGTCACACCTGGACAAATGCGCGGCTCTGATACGGTCCCGACATTCGCTCAAATTCGTAAATCGGAGCAGTTTGACGAGGCGAAACTTTCGGATTTCTTGGCTGCTCCTCACCACTCCCGCATGCCCAATCTGTCGCTGACACGTTCCGAGATTGCCGATCTCGTCGCGTACATCAAGGCGAAACGACCTTAG